In Acidisarcina polymorpha, the DNA window TATTTTTCCTACTATTGGTTCCTCTTTGCCTGGCTGCGATTCTCGATAGCTCGCTTCATTCATGACTATCGAACTCGAGGTATCGGTAAGGTGAATCAATGCACCGAAACTCTCAAACGTGCTCGCAAACCCGACTGTTTAACCAAGAGTCTTGACGGGACGGCATCGGAGATTACAAGGCAGGCCGGAACCATCGCCAGCTACTCATAAGGACAGAGGAGAAGCACTCAATGATAGATACATCCAAGATCCAAAATGATATGGACGTTGTAGGGTCAGACGGTAAGCACGTAGGCACCGTTGACAACATTGGAATCAAATTAACAAAGAATGATTCAAATGCTCATGACCAACACCACTACTTAAAGCTTGAAGCGGTTCAGTCGATTGATGGAAATAAGCTGGTTCTGGGCCTGCCGGCCGAAGAAGCCCTGAGTCAGCTCAAGGCTGTTGAGAATTGAAATTTCGACTTGAGTATGGGCCCACTTTCATCAGCGTGGACCCGCTTTCGAGTACACGCATTAGAGGGCGCAGTCGCACCGTAACGCGAACGCGCCCTTCCGTGTTCCTGCGAGGGGCGGTGCTTGTTGGAGTGTCCTGCTCACCTCTTCTGCACGGGCAGACTGATGCGACCGCACTGCAGGCACAGGTATCCCCCCCAAGTACGAGCTACCTGTCGGCGGAACCTTCTGCCGCCGCAATCACCCCTGAAGAACTTCGCAAACGATATGCATTTGGGAACTGGGCCGGATTACGAACGCAGCTTGGACGGCACGGTATCGTGCCTACTGCTCTCCTGATTACAGATCCCTTCGGCAATATCCATGGTGGAACCCAAACGGGAGCTGCGAACTACAGCCTCTTCGGAGTCGATATTCGATTGGATACAAAGGCGTTGCTTGGACTGAAGGGCGGACAACTCGACATCGGCGGCGCAGTAAACTTCGGGACAAGCCTATCTCGGAGCTACATCGGAAACACTTTCCCTGTTCAGCTCGCCGACGTCGCTGGCGCCCAACCACGATTAACTTACCTGTCCTATACCCAAGCTCTACTGCGAAATCGACTGAGTTTCCGGGTGGGACGAACAACGTTGAATTCTGTCTTTGGAGAAGAGTTCGCCGGCTCCGAAGCTTTTAAGAAATTTGTTTCAGTTGGGTTCGATTTGGTCCCTCAGGGTCTCTTTCTCGACGTGCCGGGAGGGGCAGGATACCCCCGCGCGACGTGGGGAACACGGTTAAAGTACTCCGCGACGAAACACCTCTACGTCCAAGGCGCTGCTTACAATGCCGACGCAAAGCAACTGACAGGCGATCGACATGGAGTCGACTTTTCACTACACGGTCCCGTGTTTGCGATAGGCGAGGCTGGTTTTCGACATTTCAGGCGTCCTGACGACGCCAAGCCATCTCGCAACATAAAGGTTGGCGGCTTCTATGGTGGGGGGACACACTACTCTGTAAAGAACGGGAGCCTGGTTCCGGTCAAAGGGCTTTCTGGCTTTTACGCGCTGGCTGACCAGAACCTCTTCCGGCTTAATGCTCTATCGGACACACCGAAGAGCAGCGAAGAACTGTCCAGGTGGGGAGAGGCTGAATTGGAACGGCGTGTAGGCGCATTTGCATCCGTGGTCGTGGTACCAGAAGCGAGAACAAACATCGTTCCCTATTTCTTCAACGTCGGGCTAATCAGCTTCGGACTTAGCCCGAGCCGGCTGCGTGATCTTTTTGGGGTAGGTTTTGCATATGGCTCGCACAGTAGAGGCCCCTCAATGGGGATATCAGATGCCAGTGAGCCAAGTGTACCGAGAACACCCGCCTACGAAGGCACGTTGGAGGTCACATATGGATTTGCTCTTCGCCCCGGTGTACTCCTCCAGCCAGATTTGCAATACATCCTCCACCCAATAGGTGTTCCGTCCAGGCTTCGAGCACCCGCCTCGAACGTTGCTACCCCGAACGCTACAGCCATCGGCGTAAATGTGGTCGTGAACTTCTGAGCACCGGGCACCGCGCTTCCAAGCCCCAGGGCTCCACAGGATAGATAAAGAGAGCTGAGCAAATCCTTGCTGAGCCACGCCGCTTCGCCGCGTGGCTCAGAGTCGTGTTCCGTCGCGACTGGATCGTTTACTCCAAGCGACCGCGTGGAGTCGGGGAAGGCAGCATGGCCATCCCGTTTATCATCAATATCTAGCTTTGTAAGTTGGCTGCAATGCGCGGGACTCGAAAGCGAAACAGACAAAGGACAAGAATGCATCGATTACAAATTTGCTTACTGACCTTAACAATTTGCTGCTCATTGCCACACTCTCTTCTAGCGGCAGAGTCAAAGGTTGGAACAACCCAAACCGTTCCGATGACCTCAGGTCACTGGCGTCCTGTCAGCGACAAGCCCGACGTGCACTATGTGACACAAGAAGGTTTTCCCGACGGAATCATTGTTCTGAAATCGGGCGATCTTGCTCTCAATGACTTCATCTTTCGCGACGGAACCATCGACTTCGATATGAAGCCATTGGCTGAGGACATACCCGGCATCCGGTTTCGCCAGCGCGATCCTCAAAACGGAGAGGAGTTCTACATCCGAAGTCTGCCCGACTGCAGGGCGGAGAACGACTGCATTCAATACAGTCCGGTGATAAATGGGTTCTTGCTCTGGGATGTCTACCCTCAATATCAGACGCATGCGCCCGTCTTCGCTGACGGCTGGAATCATGTGTGCCTTGTAGTTTCAGGCAAGCGTATGAACGTGTTCGTCAACGACTCGATCCAACCTACGCTCTCAGTCGGCGAACTCCTCGGGAACACCCAGGCGGGCGGTTTAGAACTACACGGCCCTGCAGCCTTTGCGAATCTGACGGTTACCCCTGGTAAAACGGATGGATTGTCACCGGTCCCACTTCCCGACAGCATCGGAAGTTCGCCGGGTATCGTTCATGATTGGGCGTTAGGCCCATTGACACCTCTGCACTACGGATCGGCCCCTACTTACGCCGAGCGACCCCAAGACCCCGCAGCATGGAAGCGCCTCCGTTCAGAACGCTTTGGCATTCTCAACCTGAACCGACAATTCCATGCTTCCAAAGAACCGTCGGCCCTAACCTGGGTAATGACATCCATTGATTCCAATCAGGACCAGACCAAACAAATCTCGCTGGGTTGGTTAGGCCAAGCCTGGATATTCGTTAACGGAGCCTTGATTACCTCCGGTAAAAACTTCTACTACCCGGACTCAGAGCGACGCTTTCCTGACGGTCGTCTCTCCCTTCAGAATGGATCGTTTCCCATTCCACTCCATCGAGGTCACAACGAGATCGTCATTGCTCTGCATGACTCAATTCACGACGACGTAAGTTCTCGAACAAAATACGGATGGGGATTGGCAATGCGCTATGACGACGTACGAGGTCTCTCCGTTCCACGCTAAGACATTACGCGAGCGAATGTTTGCTAAGGTCTAGGCGCAAGGTCATAGAATCCTTCCAGCGATACAAGCGGTGGGAAGAAGAAGTCCAAGCGACAAGGCAATCTGCCTGTGACTCTGTAGCCCTT includes these proteins:
- a CDS encoding carbohydrate porin, producing the protein MLVGVSCSPLLHGQTDATALQAQVSPPSTSYLSAEPSAAAITPEELRKRYAFGNWAGLRTQLGRHGIVPTALLITDPFGNIHGGTQTGAANYSLFGVDIRLDTKALLGLKGGQLDIGGAVNFGTSLSRSYIGNTFPVQLADVAGAQPRLTYLSYTQALLRNRLSFRVGRTTLNSVFGEEFAGSEAFKKFVSVGFDLVPQGLFLDVPGGAGYPRATWGTRLKYSATKHLYVQGAAYNADAKQLTGDRHGVDFSLHGPVFAIGEAGFRHFRRPDDAKPSRNIKVGGFYGGGTHYSVKNGSLVPVKGLSGFYALADQNLFRLNALSDTPKSSEELSRWGEAELERRVGAFASVVVVPEARTNIVPYFFNVGLISFGLSPSRLRDLFGVGFAYGSHSRGPSMGISDASEPSVPRTPAYEGTLEVTYGFALRPGVLLQPDLQYILHPIGVPSRLRAPASNVATPNATAIGVNVVVNF
- a CDS encoding DUF2171 domain-containing protein is translated as MIDTSKIQNDMDVVGSDGKHVGTVDNIGIKLTKNDSNAHDQHHYLKLEAVQSIDGNKLVLGLPAEEALSQLKAVEN